One window of the Colletotrichum destructivum chromosome 6, complete sequence genome contains the following:
- a CDS encoding Putative SH3 domain, SLA1 domain 1, SHD1, sterile alpha motif/pointed domain superfamily, with product MGFLGVYKAVYDYVPQAAGELTIKDGDVLYVTEKNAEDDWWKAKKKASADDEEEPEGLVPNNYVEEAQPVARARALFEYTRQTDEELSFPEDAVLDVYDTSDPDWILVGLDGDFGFVPANYIELGEVEEPVALPSPPPALPSRSISAATDTETYSERSESTYAPSSSQANNPAAALAGVMAGRSAPPPRAATPPMMPQSPASEPSDDETIKSPALPARPISPAAPARIQSQRSMDTHLYDNSPEIIEEPPYRAPGGFHMYNINEMVSVMGKRKKMPTTLGINLATGNILIAPERASDGPSQEWTAEKMTHYSREGKHVFLELVRPSKSVDFHAGAKDTAEEIVGALGELAGAVKAEGLREVILAGSGKTQKKGQVLYDFMAQGDDEVTVAVGDDVIIIDDSKSEEWWQVRRVKNGKEGVVPSSYIEVTGSITPPSGTTGLNAARSTVEQNRLEEIRLTKEAVKAAQRDSSQQRSKRENGRGEGGSRSGKSKPDPAKVRTWTDRSKSFSVDAQFLGLKDGKINLHKMNGVKIAVPVAKMSVEDLEYVERVTGISLDEDKPLSNVKKARASQANTARDSPSAGLGASVGQPQKPEYDWFQFFLSCDVAVGLCERYAQAFAKDSMDESVLPDVDASVLRNLGLREGDVLKVMRTLDQKFSRTKSSADKINGEGDGASGGLFSGPGGALRNNTRKGRPAPAVQTSDVVDPKAFAAKGTGPSEDANSKSPASTSATPATSTATGGFDDDAWDVKPSKHPQEPPRPAPSSASVTAQSTEQPAPAAQVPALTGSMQDLSLLTKPLEPQRTAQPTVLSSAVSQPPLQASQPAGATPSFFDTIRPNPTGMQTPQQTMQRQRPAPPLATTSPGSLMPPPPARPLSAPQSAQPSAFAPPPLMPQMTGVSSQAFQTQVAPPGQSLNDISQARLQQQYTLQQHQIPQQQMNPYPIPQQQPVPGVMGFNPGMQQTGGQFMQQMQPMITGAPTQSPFADPQRQNQFSPMESQPTGFPGQFGAMQGFNQQPTGNINSYLPPAMEPQRTGMPGFQPQQTGMSGFTNMASAGSMQPSTQPLMPQQTGPPPPVRFGVTGDAKKLMPQATGRRANLSQATPNNPFGF from the exons ATGGGTTTCTTGGGAGTCTACAAGGCCGTGTATGATTACGTGCCTCAGGCCGCAGGCGAGCTCACTATCAAAGACGGCGATGTCCTCTATGTCACTGAGAAGAATGCCGAAGACGACTGGTGGAAAGCCAAAAAGAAGGCCAgtgccgatgacgaagaagaaccAGAGGGACTTGTCCCCAATAATTACGTTGAAGAG GCACAACCCGTCGCCAGGGCACGCGCCTTATTCGAATATACCCGACAGACTGATGAGGAGCTTTCCTTCCCCGAGGATGCTGTACTCGACGTTTACGACACGTCGGACCCCGACTGGATTTTGGttggcctggatggcgaTTTTGGATTCGTTCCAGCCAACTACATTGAACtgggcgaggtcgaagagCCAGTGGCTTTGCCCTCACCCCCTCCAGCGCTGCCGTCACGTTCTATTTCCGCCGCTACCGACACAGAGACTTACTCCGAGAGGTCTGAGTCCACTTACGCACCCAGCAGCTCCCAAGCCAATAACCCCGCGGCAGCTCTGGCAGGCGTAATGGCTGGCCGttctgcccctcctccccgtgCCGCCACCCCTCCCATGATGCCGCAGTCTCCGGCTTCGGAACCATCAGACGACGAGACGATTAAAAGCCCTGCTCTTCCCGCTAGACCTATTTCCCCGGCTGCACCTGCGCGTATTCAGTCCCAGAGGTCGATGGATACTCATCTGTACGACAACTCCCCAGAAATCATCGAAGAACCACCCTACCGCGCTCCCGGCGGGTTTCATATGTACAACATCAACGAGATGGTGTCTGTAATGGGCAAGCGCAAAAAGATGCCTACTACCCTCGGCATTAACTTGGCGACAGGAAACATCTTGATTGCCCCAGAACGTGCGTCGGACGGTCCGTCTCAGGAGTGGACAGCGGAAAAAATGACCCACTACTCCCGAGAGGGGAAACACGTTTTTCTGGAACTTGTGAGGCCGAGCAAGAGTGTTGACTTCCATGCGGGCGCCAAGGATACAGCCGAAGAGATCGTGGGCGCCCTGGGCGAACTGGCTGGGGCCGTCAAAGCTGAAGGGCTACGCGAGGTCATCCTGGCCGGTTCCGGAAAGACCCAGAAGAAGGGTCAAGTGCTTTATGACTTCATGGCCCagggtgacgacgaggtgaccgttgccgttggcgacgatgtcATCATTATTGACGACTCCAAGAGTGAGGAATGGTGGCAAGTCCGACGTGTCAAGAATGGAAAGGAGGGCGTTGTCCCAAGCAGCTACATCGAGGTCACAGGCTCCATCACTCCGCCCTCCGGCACCACCGGCCTGAACGCGGCGAGGTCAACTGTCGAACAGAACCGACTGGAAGAGATCAGATTGACGAAAGAGGCTGTCAAGGCCGCTCAAAGAGACAGCTCACAGCAG CGGAGCAAACGAGAAAACGGACGTGGCGAAGGCGGCAGCCGTTCTGGCAAATCCA AGCCGGATCCTGCCAAAGTACGCACTTGGACAGACCGTTCAAAATCCTTCAGTGTCGATGCACAGTTCTTGGGACTTAAGGACGGCAAGATTAACCTGCACAAGATGAACGGTGTCAAGATTGCAGTCCCCGTCGCCAAGATGTCGGTCGAGGATCTTGAGTATGTCGAACGGGTCACGGGTATCTCATTGGATGAGGACAAGCCACTATCAAACGTTAAGAAGGCGAGGGCCTCCCAGGCCAATACAGCCAGGGACTCGCCTTCTGCTGGACTTGGCGCCTCCGTCGGACAACCTCAGAAGCCCGAGTACGACTGGTTTCAGTTCTTCCTTTCTTGCGACGTTGCGGTGGGGTTGTGCGAACGATATGCCCAGGCCTTCGCTAAGGATTCTATGGACGAAAGCGTTCTcccggacgtcgacgccTCGGTTCTTCGTAACTTGGGCCTTCGCGAGGGAGATGTTCTCAAGGTTATGCGAACACTGGATCAGAAGTTCAGTCGCACAAAGAGCAGTGCCGACAAAATCAATGGTGAAGGTGATGGCGCATCTGGAGGTCTCTTCTCCGGCCCCGGCGGTGCCCTGCGGAACAACACCAGGAAGGGGAGGCCGGCCCCAGCGGTCCAGACGAGTGATGTCGTTGACCCCAAGGCATTTGCCGCGAAGGGCACCGGCCCCAGCGAAGACGCCAATTCCAAGTCGCCTGCCTCCACTTCGGCAACTCCTGCGACGTCCACAGCAACTGGTggcttcgacgacgatgcaTGGGACGTAAAGCCATCAAAACATCCACAGGAGCCGCCACGCCCTGCACCTTCATCTGCATCCGTAACTGCCCAATCAACGGAACAGCCAGCCCCGGCCGCCCAAGTGCCGGCCCTCACTGGGTCTATGCAGGATCTGTCGCTGTTGACAAAGCCTTTGGAACCGCAACGGACAGCTCAGCCCACGGTCCTAAGCTCGGCTGTTAGCCAGCCGCCGTTGCAAGCTTCCCAGCCCGCGGGAGCCACACCGTCATTCTTTGATACCATCCGACCGAACCCGACTGGCATGCAGACACCACAGCAAACTATGCAAAGGCAACGGCCGGCTCCGCCTCTTGCCACCACGAGTCCTGGCTCTCTGATGCCTCCTCCGCCCGCCAGACCCTTGTCGGCGCCTCAGTCGGCCCAGCCGAGCGCTTTTGCGCCCCCACCCTTAATGCCTCAGATGACTGGCGTCTCCTCTCAAGCATTCCAGACGCAGGTCGCACCACCAGGGCAGAGCCTCAACGACATCAGTCAGGCGCGGTTGCAGCAACAGTATACTTTGCAGCAACATCAGATCCCTCAGCAGCAGATGAATCCCTACCCTATCCCTCAGCAGCAACCTGTTCCGGGGGTCATGGGCTTCAACCCCGGCATGCAGCAGACTGGTGGGCAGTTCATGCAGCAAATGCAGCCAATGATAACGGGTGCGCCTACACAAAGCCCTTTCGCTGATCCCCAGCGACAAAACCAATTCTCTCCGATGGAATCACAGCCTACGGGCTTCCCGGGACAATTTGGTGCGATGCAGGGCTTCAACCAACAACCAACTGGCAACATCAACTCTTACTTGCCTCCCGCGATGGAGCCGCAAAGAACTGGCATGCCGGGGTTCCAGCCTCAGCAAACTGGTATGAGTGGCTTTACCAACATGGCCAGCGCTGGCTCTATGCAGCCTTCAACCCAGCCCCTGATGCCGCAgcagacaggccctcctccgccggTCCGGTTCGGTGTCACGGGAGATGCAAAGAAGTTGATGCCGCAGGCAACGGGGCGGCGGGCCAATCTCTCCCAAGCAA CTCCCAACAACCCTTTCGGTTTCTAG
- a CDS encoding Putative TRAM/LAG1/CLN8 domain-containing protein: MKDPFFIEPLPWLVKATQPLADYFSLPTLPIHVHEVFASALLYSVIYYPVSPLLSRLIVGRKYLDLPRKRRINWDAHVVSLVQSTLINALALWVMFVDEERSQMDWQARMWGYTGAAGMIQGLAAGYFLWDLVVTSCNMDVFGFGTLAHAISALFVYSLGFRPFLNYYGCVFILWELSTPFLNIHWFFDKLGMTGSRAQLYNGLMLLFTFFSCRLVYGTYQSVKVFSDIYAAINAHPVLPKEISPETGAILAPTGVMRFATDASTVPTWLAVTYLISNLTLNSLNFYWFVMMIHAVRKRFQPAKSTDKAAQIEPSSTKATARSGQPSVRRRKA, translated from the exons ATGAAGGACCCCTTCTTCATCGAGCCACTACCATGGCTTGTCAAGGCGACACAGCCTTTGGCTGACTACTTCTCGCTCCCGACTCTGCCAATACACGTCCACGAGGTCTTCGCCTCCGCCTTGCTGTACTCAGTCATATACTATCCGGTTTCGCCACTACTGTCACGTTTGATCGTTGGCCGCAAATACCTCGATCTTCCCCGAAAGAGAAGGATCAATTGGGACGCCCACGTTGTCTCTCTCGTCCAGAGCACTCTGATAAACGCCCTGGCCCTTTGGGTCATGTTTGTGGATGAGGAGCGCAGCCAGATGGACTGGCAAGCGCGTATGTGGGGATACACTGGTGCCGCTGGTATGATCCAGGGCCTCGCTGCTGGCTACTTTCTTTGGGACCTTGTGGTAACGAGCTGCAACATGGACGTCTTTGGCTTTGGCACATTGGCTCATGCCATCAGCGCCCTATTTGTCTACTCACTTGGATTC CGACCCTTTCTCAACTACTACGGCTGTGTTTTCATTCTTTGGGAACTGTCAACGCCCTTCCTCAACATCCATTGGTTTTTCGACAAGCTAGGAATGACTGGGTCCCGCGCGCAATTGTACAACGGCTTGATGCTTCTTTTCACTTTTTTTTCCTGCCGCCTTGTCTACGGAACATACCAATCGGTTAAAGTGTTTTCGGATATTTACGCTGCCATCAACGCTCACCCTGTACTGCCCAAGGAGATATCCCCAGAAACGGGCGCCATTCTTGCTCCGACAGGCGTGATGAGATTTGCGACAGATGCATCGACTGTTCCGACATGGCTGGCAGTGACGTACCTGATCAGCAACCTGACACTAAACAGCCTTAACTTCTACTGGTTCGTCATGATGATTCACGCGGTTCGCAAGAGGTTCCAGCCGGCCAAGTCGACAGACAAGGCAGCTCAAATCGAGCCCTCGTCTACAAAGGCTACCGCGCGATCTGGGCAACCCTCCGTTCGTCGGCGCAAAGCATAA
- a CDS encoding Putative oligomeric Golgi complex subunit 8 protein produces MADLLLDLLDTWPAPGVDANSTPRPTKLAYLSHLADQSSAALTSSEPQSLAQSSQSLLLSLQGVSKRSHKSVIDSASHHASLTRALPTLVADTTDLRNAIPKLDAEALRFSTTYSKSGENEDLAERKRALLLLRNVERLVDVLELPTLLSSAINIIPANYASALDLNAHIRRLHGLYPDSPLVALVSRQADEAIVKMTADLITALKSPGLKLAASLRTVSWLRRVLPDLSSMTSASRESQEHTLSLLFLCCRVATLDATLGALQPLRELADEERHRQQGASNQSWSGGQQTEKYLKRYVEIFREQSFGVVSMFRSIFPTTGHQASRPNTDTQDPLQPLPSTLSTFPLHLIEMLLETLGKYLPTVKDQVARDSILTQVLYCSGSLGRLGGDFGTLLAGLGEEGEGVTKQSEWVDIVKRHRLLSGRLESVIGDYRSAGVKG; encoded by the coding sequence ATGGCTGaccttctccttgatcttctcgACACCTGGCCCGCCCCCGGAGTCGACGCCAACTCGACACCACGGCCAACCAAGCTTGCTTATTTGTCCCATCTTGCTGATCAAAGCTCGGCGGCTCTGACATCGTCCGAGCCTCAATCTTTGGCTCAGTCATCACAATCACTTCTCCTCTCATTACAAGGCGTCTCGAAGCGCTCTCACAAATCAGTCATCGACTCAGCCTCACATCATGCTAGCTTAACCCGCGCCTTGCCTACCTTGGTCGCGGATACCACCGACCTACGCAATGCGATACCCAAGCTTGACGCGGAAGCTTTGCGCTTTTCTACAACTTACAGCAAATCCGGCGAAAATGAGGACCTGGCCGAAAGAAAACGTGCGTTGCTTCTATTGCGCAACGTTGAGCGCCTCGTTGACGTTCTTGAACTCCCTACACTCCTTTCCTCGGCCATCAATATCATCCCTGCCAACTACGCCTCCGCCCTTGACCTCAATGCCCATATCAGGAGGCTTCACGGTCTATACCCGGACTCTCCGCTAGTCGCTCTAGTCTCTCGCCAGGCCGATGAAGCCATCGTCAAGATGACGGCCGATCTTATCACGGCCCTCAAGTCCCCGGGGCTCAAGTTGGCAGCGTCACTCCGCACTGTCAGCTGGCTAAGAAGAGTACTTCCTGATCTATCTTCGATGACTTCCGCAAGCCGCGAATCTCAGGAGCATACCCTCTCCCTGCTATTTCTTTGCTGCCGCGTAGCCACCTTGGACGCGACTCTGGGAGCTCTACAGCCCCTCCGTGAATTGGCCGATGAGGAGCGGCACAGGCAGCAAGGTGCTAGCAACCAGTCTTGGTCCGGAGGTCAGCAGACAGAAAAGTACCTCAAACGGTATGTCGAGATCTTTCGTGAGCAAAGCTTCGGGGTCGTCTCCATGTTCAGGAGTATCTTCCCCACTACAGGCCATCAGGCCAGCCGACCCAACACCGACACACAAGATCCTCTCCAGCCCCTGCcgtcgacgttgtcgacgTTCCCACTCCATCTCATTGAGATGCTCCTCGAGACTTTGGGAAAATACCTCCCCACGGTTAAGGACCAGGTCGCGAGAGACAGCATTCTGACGCAGGTGTTATACTGCTCAGGCAGTTTGGGTAGGCTTGGTGGCGATTTCGGCACGCTGCTAGCtgggctcggcgaggaaggcgagggagTAACAAAACAATCCGAATGGGTCGACATAGTCAAGCGACACCGGCTGCTGTCAGGGCGCCTTGAGTCGGTCATTGGTGATTACAGGTCAGCTGGGGTGAAAGGATGA
- a CDS encoding Putative mitochondrial carrier domain superfamily, mitochondrial glycine transporter Hem25/SLC25A38: MPRVSTLRHDGSEPQQSSSHLKPLEDCVQKVLDDTFETARQLDPMSQQTATSGRAKSSRHFVAGLGSGVASAVLLQPLDLLKTRVQQSGHRSLMSYLRDVAAAPNKIQTLWRGTVPSALRTGFGSALYFTSLNSIREHVAQSHLLGQDAANRMAHSSSLPTLTPTANLMAGAGARTFAGFVLMPLTVIKVRYESNLYSYQSLIGASSDIYRTNGLRGFFAGFGATAVRDAPYAGMYVLFYELLKKRLSGLSIDSGGQSSNYPVTIKTSHATLVNFSSAIMAGAACSVVSNPFDAVKTRIQLQPAIYRNMYQACRKMVGEEGVRSLLDGVALRMSRKAMSSALAWTVYEELIRRAERTWSSSLVRAGVEP; encoded by the exons ATGCCCCGAGTCTCAACATTGCGACATGATGGCTCCGAACCTCAACAATCATCTTCACACTTAAAGCCGCTCGAAGACTGCGTCCAAAAAGTTCTTGACGACACATTCGAAACGGCACGGCAGCTCGACCCAATGTCTCAACAGACGGCTACCTCTGGCCGGGCAAAATCAT CTCGCCATTTTGTTGCCGGACTTGGTTCCGGCGTTGCATCGGCGGTGCTTTTGCAACCGCTCGACCTACTGAAAACGCGCGTGCAACAGTCGGGCCACAGGTCCTTGATGTCGTATCTCAgagacgttgccgccgcccccaacAAGATTCAGACACTCTGGCGCGGCACAGTCCCGTCGGCCCTCAGAACCGGCTTCGGCTCGGCCCTCTACTTCACATCACTCAACTCTATCCGCGAACATGTCGCTCAATCCCATCTTTTGGGTCAGGACGCCGCTAACAGGATGGCCCATTCATCCTCGTTACCGACGCTCACTCCGACGGCGAACCTTatggccggcgccggggcTCGCACGTTTGCCGGCTTCGTCTTGATGCCTCTTACCGTCATCAAAGTCCGGTACGAATCGAACCTGTATTCCTACCAGTCACTGATCGGCGCATCATCCGACATCTACAGAACGAACGGCCTGCGAGGCTTCTTCGCGGGCTTTGGCGCCACAGCGGTCCGCGATGCGCCGTACGCAGGCATGTATGTATTATTCTACGAGCTGCTTAAGAAGCGCCTGAGTGGTCTGTCCATCGATAGTGGGGGGCAGAGCTCGAACTACCCCGTCACCATCAAAACATCGCATGCAACCTTGGTCAACTTCAGCTCTGCCATTATGGCTGGTGCCGCTTGCTCCGTCGTTTCCAATCCCTTTGACGCCGTCAAGACGAGGATCCAGCTACAGCCAGCCATCTACCGGAACATGTACCAAGCCTGCCGCAAGAtggttggcgaggagggagtACGGTCACTGTTAGACGGAGTGGCACTCCGTATGAGCAGAAAAGCAATGAGTTCGGCGTTGGCCTGGACTGTGTATGAAGAATTGATTAGAAGAGCCGAGCGTACTTGGTCCTCCAGCTTGGTAAGGGCAGGAGTAGAGCCATAG
- a CDS encoding Putative prefoldin beta, with amino-acid sequence MSIPNQALEKLIREIESQAIVAQQQIGQARTQMTAKQREMRMVHLTLDEVSTVPSSSGVYEGVGKMFVSIPTPQLKEKLEGQIKEREGEVEKLSQKLHYLETTYKNSRQHIDQMLKAQS; translated from the exons ATGTCTATCCCAAACCAAGCGCTCGAAAAG TTGATCCGTGAGATCGAGAGCCAGGCCATCGTAGCCCAGCAGCAGATTGGCCAGGCTCGCACTCAGATGACGGCAAAGCAACGAGAAATGCGCATGGTGCACCTAACCTTGGATGAGGTGTCGACCGTGCCCTCGAGCTCGGGTGTTTATGAGGGTGTTGGCAAAAT GTTCGTTTCGATACCCACCCCGCAGTTGAAAGAAAAGTTGGAGGGCCAGAtcaaggagagggagggcgaGGTTGAGAAGCTGAGCCAGAAGTTGCATTACCTGGAGACGACGTACAAGAACAGCCGGCAGCACATTGACCAGATGCTCAAGGCACAGTCATGA
- a CDS encoding Putative alkaline ceramidase, which produces MASAPLFKALRLAYNDDVSDGYWGHKTSTLNFCEEDYVVSYYCAEVCNTFTNLLFLWLGFKGVHNCVSQGHPRIFLIAYMGYVIVGLGSTAFHTSLKYPMQMVDELSMIYTTCLMVFATFSFSKPPRFAVVLGAGLVFLAAFITFYYHMTKDPGFHQACYAALTATVVLRSLYVMETQLRPVLTKRNGVKAQAILKTMWIMVGTGLGIFLLGFFIWNLDNAFCSRIRHWRRQLGLPWGALLEGHAWWHLMTGIGAYYYITWGIWLRRCLEGREDEYRLVWPRSLSSIPLVVRRGKAE; this is translated from the exons ATGGCATCGGCTCCGTTGTTCAAGGCTTTGCGCTTAGCCTACAACGATGACGTTTCGGACGGCTACTGGGGTCATAAGACGTCTACATTGAACTTTTGCGAAGAG GACTATGTAGTCTCATACTACTGTGCTGAAGTTTGTAAT ACATTCACGAACCTTCTGTTCCTCTGGCTCGGTTTCAAAGGTGTACACAACTGTGTCTCTCAAGGACACCCGCGTATATTCCTCATTGCCTACATGGGTTATGTTATTGTCGGCCTTGGATCTACAGCCTTCCACACATCATTGAAAT ATCCAATGCAGATGGTTGACGAGCTCTCCATGATCTACACGACGTGTCTGATGGTCTTTGCCACCTTCTCGTTCTCGAAACCACCGCGTTTCGCCGTAGTTCTGGGGGCCGGCCTCGTTTTCCTGGCCGCCTTCATCACG TTTTACTACCACATGACTAAAGACCCCGGTTTCCATCAAGCCTGTTATGCGGCGTTAACGGCAACG GTCGTTCTCCGCAGCCTGTATGTAATGGAGACCCAGCTGCGCCCGGTTCTTACCAAGAGGAACGGCGTCAAGGCCCAAGCTATCCTAAAAACCATGTGGATCATGGTTGGCACAGGTCTCGGCATATTCCTCCTGGGTTTCTTCATTTGGAACCTGGACAATGCTTTCTGCAGCCGCATTCGACATTGGAGGCGGCAGCTCGGTCTGCCCTGGGGAGCTCTGCTTGAGGGTCACGCCTGGTGGCACTTGATGACAGGAATTG GAG CATACTACTACATCACTTGGGGAATATGGCTCCGTAGATgcctcgagggccgcgaggaCGAGTACAGGCTCGTTTGGCCTAGGTCACTGTCGTCTATACCCCTTGTCGTTAGAAGAGGAAAGGCCGAATGA
- a CDS encoding Putative TATA element modulatory factor 1, TATA binding protein, with product MAAPAKSTRWGSFLQQAVAGVEARLDNILAEGENGSNLPQSAPASAKEQQINQPRSSTSSRTNDRLQERLAKAMAVKNNQASDARSITSDPQSARPSVDGGRPGVGMLQMDRNAPGSPVSSSALASPPAEATAPDNPTQPKPQPKSASPRGSQDYKRSQTPAKIEVQSETTTSADVTDTCDTRAEPVMSETTSFQAAAGTDHQCTQCSVLRARVEVLETMAGQAAKEQQEEIHRHVEQFEALQAKLQFLARDATDAARKSATAAPAGSHERKLAERDEKIAVLMEEGRNLAAMEQKHRTIIRKLRSQITGDEKTATELRARHDKLIVDMETLRTRANRVEELEQSNQALLIHSNGMQDELNALRAEVSANQSVIQRLRDDLRKASDQAHLAVATANEEALAAEKCRVKDLEDTIAVLQVEKNLAADRSKVAAAEAEEMAVRAAERTRMVEIEMKTEIQAMEGKLEAMRALAEEASSGAVGDSQAKLLRQVETLQTQHAIAAENWQGIEASLVARVGNLERERDDALRRESEMRKKARETASRCKRQDEELQELTSKFPNHQRDIEAYKERIDALQKRADAAEAALAQAKSELEKQQQTVWKGERTDSDRRPWIEDHLPGPGSRIHSRPESPLLSVPTRTMSNDLLLLQSTSGKGRKFSTPTNGTDGFQEGSSGGRRMSSQPPTRPPMQPSGSSRPVAPSITSFELPPDSLPTPTSHAGEKEDMFDGIETFSSPRMVQDMISVSTVGAGPSVQLVERMSAAIRRLEAEKVTSREELTRISGQRDEARAEIVSLMKELESSKTASKRVSELESQVEDLNSRYQTTLELLGEKSELVDELRADVQDVKAMYRDLVERTVR from the exons ATGGCAGCTCCTGCGAAGTCGACACGCTGGGGTTCTTTTCTACAAcaagccgtcgccggcgtggaAGCCCGGCTCGACAACATTCTCGCAGAAGGCGAGAACGGCTCCAACCTGCCCCAATCTGCTCCAGCATCTGCCAAGGAGCAACAAATCA ACCAGCCTCGATCCTCTACTAGTAGTCGTACAAATGACCGCCTGCAGGAGCGCCTTGCCAAGGCCATGGCCGTCAAGAACAATCAAGCATCCGACGCTCGCAGTATTACCTCGGACCCCCAGAGTGCCCGGCCAAGCGTTGACGGTGGACGTCCCGGAGTTGGTATGCTGCAGATGGATCGTAACGCCCCTGGCAGTCCAGTCTCAAGTTCGGCCCTGGCATCACCCCCGGCTGAGGCCACCGCCCCGGATAATCCCACACAGCCCAAACCGCAGCCCAAGTCGGCTTCCCCACGCGGCTCTCAAGACTACAAACGATCTCAAACCCCTGCGAAGATCGAGGTACAGTCTGAGACTACTACCTCTGCCGATGTGACCGACACGTGCGATACAAGAGCCGAGCCCGTGATGTCAGAAACCACATCATTCCAAGCTGCGGCGGGTACTGACCACCAATGCACGCAATGTTCTGTGCTTCGCGCACGTGTCGAGGTTTTAGAAACAATGGCTGGACAGGCAGCAAAGGAACAACAGGAAGAGATACATCGTCACGTCGAGCAATTTGAGGCTCTCCAGGCAAAGCTGCAATTCTTGGCACGGGATGCGACTGACGCCGCCCGAAAGTCTGCTACCGCAGCACCGGCAGGCAGCCACGAGCGGAAGCTCGCTGAAAGAGATGAAAAGATTGCTGTGCTCATGGAAGAAGGGAGGAACTTGGCTGCCATGGAGCAGAAACACCGAACCATCATCAGGAAGCTCAGGTCACAAATCACTGGTGACGAGAAGACGGCAACAGAACTGCGCGCCCGCCACGACAAGCTGATAGTCGACATGGAAACGTTGCGTACTAGGGCCAATCgcgtcgaggaactcgagcAATCGAACCAAGCCCTGCTGATCCATTCAAATGGAATGCAGGACGAGTTAAACGCGTTGCGCGCCGAAGTGTCAGCTAACCAGTCTGTAATCCAGAGATTGCGGGATGATCTTCGAAAGGCTTCAGACCAGGCTCACTTAGCCGTTGCGACGGCCAATGAGGAGGCGCTCGCGGCAGAGAAATGTCGGGTCAAGGACCTCGAAGACACCATTGCTGTACTGCAGGTAGAAAAGAACTTGGCTGCTGACAGATCaaaggtcgccgccgccgaagcagaGGAAATGGCGGTGCGTGCGGCTGAGCGCACCCGTATGGTGGAGATTGAGATGAAGACGGAGATCCAGGCCATGGAAGGTAAACTGGAAGCGATGCGTGCGCTCGCAGAGGAGGCGTCTTCTGGCGCCGTGGGGGATTCCCAGGCCAAGCTATTGCGCCAAGTAGAAACATTGCAAACACAGCATGCCATTGCCGCGGAGAATTGGCAAGGCATCGAAGCGAGTCTGGTTGCTCGGGTTGGCAACCTTGAACGTGAGCGGGATGATGCTCTGCGACGAGAGTCAGAGATGAGAAAAAAGGCCAGAGAAACT GCGAGCCGATGCAAGCGTCAAGATGAGGAGTTGCAGGAACTGACGAGCAAGTTCCCCAACCATCAGCGAGATATCGAAGCATACAAAGAACGTATCGATGCACTTCAGAAGAGGgcagatgccgccgaggctgcTTTAGCACAGGCGAAATCCGAGCTGGAAAAGCAACAGCAAACAGTGTGGAAGGGTGAAAGAACTGATTCTGACCGTCGGCCTTGGATAGAAGACCACTTACCTGGGCCCGGATCTAGAATACACAGTCGCCCTGAGTCACCATTGCTATCTGTGCCTACGCGCACTATGAGCAACGATCTCCTCCTGCTGCAGAGTACATCCGGGAAGGGTCGTAAGTTCTCAACTCCGACCAACGGAACAGACGGCTTTCAAGAAGGTTCATCGGGAGGTAGGAGAATGTCGAGCCAACCTCCGACGAGGCCACCAATGCAACCCAGCGGCTCGAGTCGCCCCGTGGCTCCGTCTATAACATCCTTCGAGTTACCTCCGGACTCACTGCCAACACCCACGTCACATGCGGGCGAGAAAGAAGACATGTTTGATGGCATAGAGACTTTTTCGTCTCCGCGGATGGTACAGGACATGATATCGGTATCAACGGTTGGCGCAGGGCCGTCGGTGCAGCTGGTAGAGAGGATGAGCGCAGCCATCCGTCGACTGGAGGCGGAAAAGGTGACCTCACGGGAGGAATTGACGCGAATATCGGGTCAAAGGGACGAAGCCAGGGCCGAGATTGTGTCACTAATGAAGGAGCTGGAATCCAGCAAGACGGCCTCGAAGCGCGTTTCTGAGTTGGAGAGTCAGGTCGAAGACTTGAATTCAAGATACCAGACGACGCTTGAACTACTTGGGGAGAAGAGCGAACTAGTAGACGAGCTGCGTGCCGATGTACAGGATGTGAAGGCCATGTATCGTGACCTGGTAGAGCGAACGGTCAGGTAA